The following proteins are co-located in the Longimicrobium terrae genome:
- a CDS encoding M20/M25/M40 family metallo-hydrolase translates to MTRRTYAAFSAALALSACAAPASTPAPLPAPASEPPMSMGAQSSPLPAHPAAPGLTMEQAVATITPQDVYARIEFLASDRMRGRDTPSPELEIAASYLVNQYKLWGMQPGGENSTFYQWWPFPLRRLRAAGAGLELRGSGGSQRLQLGRDFFARGGTAQPLASAGLVYAGRAADGVLAQGSLRDRVVVTALPGSGGSRDWRVERNRQATAAQRAGASAIVYVLEPSWTADSIAAYTRQTAAGARSLGGEAGFPQYFVTYGAAQQFFRTAGMSLDEQWRAPAAAPVVLAGVTASGALPMENADERNAPNVVAILPGSDPALRNEYVVLSAHMDHVGVGRPVNGDSIYNGADDDASGTTGLLEVAEAFARLGARPRRSIIFLHVSGEEKGLLGSEWFSDHPTVPLGQIVANVNVDMIGRNSPDSVVVIGKNYSTLGQVANFVGRQHPELSLTLSDDIWPQERFFFRSDHFNFARKEVPALFFFSGVHPDYHLPSDEVEKIDTDKAARISRMVFYLVNEIANAQERPRWDPRGLEEVRRMTR, encoded by the coding sequence ATGACGCGACGCACGTACGCCGCCTTTTCCGCCGCGCTGGCACTGTCTGCCTGCGCGGCGCCCGCGTCCACCCCCGCGCCCCTGCCCGCGCCGGCCTCCGAGCCGCCGATGAGCATGGGCGCGCAGTCGTCTCCCCTCCCCGCGCACCCCGCGGCGCCCGGGCTGACGATGGAGCAGGCGGTGGCCACCATCACCCCGCAGGACGTCTACGCCCGCATCGAGTTCCTGGCCTCGGACCGCATGCGCGGACGCGATACGCCCAGCCCGGAGCTGGAGATCGCCGCCAGCTACCTGGTGAACCAGTACAAGCTGTGGGGAATGCAGCCGGGCGGCGAAAACAGCACCTTTTACCAGTGGTGGCCGTTTCCGCTGCGCCGCCTTCGCGCGGCGGGCGCCGGGCTGGAACTTCGGGGTTCGGGCGGCTCGCAGCGCCTGCAGTTGGGGCGCGACTTCTTTGCGCGCGGCGGCACGGCGCAGCCGCTGGCTTCGGCCGGGCTGGTGTATGCCGGGCGCGCCGCGGACGGCGTGCTGGCGCAGGGCAGCCTGCGCGACCGCGTGGTGGTGACGGCGCTTCCGGGCAGCGGCGGGAGCCGCGACTGGCGCGTGGAGCGCAACCGGCAGGCGACGGCGGCGCAGCGGGCGGGCGCATCGGCGATCGTCTACGTGCTGGAGCCGTCGTGGACGGCGGACAGCATTGCCGCCTACACGCGGCAGACCGCGGCGGGCGCGCGCAGCCTGGGTGGCGAGGCGGGCTTTCCGCAGTACTTCGTGACGTATGGCGCCGCGCAGCAGTTCTTTCGTACGGCGGGGATGTCGCTGGATGAGCAGTGGCGCGCTCCGGCCGCCGCGCCGGTCGTGCTGGCCGGGGTGACGGCGAGCGGCGCACTGCCGATGGAGAACGCCGACGAGCGCAACGCGCCCAACGTGGTCGCCATTCTTCCGGGAAGCGATCCGGCGCTGCGCAATGAGTACGTGGTGCTGTCCGCGCACATGGACCACGTGGGCGTGGGACGGCCGGTGAACGGCGACAGCATCTACAACGGCGCGGATGACGACGCCAGCGGCACCACGGGGCTGCTGGAAGTGGCCGAGGCGTTCGCGCGGCTGGGCGCGCGGCCCCGCCGCAGCATCATCTTTCTGCACGTGAGCGGGGAAGAGAAGGGGCTGCTGGGCTCGGAATGGTTCTCGGACCATCCCACGGTGCCGCTGGGGCAGATCGTGGCGAACGTCAACGTGGACATGATCGGGCGCAACAGCCCGGACAGCGTGGTCGTGATCGGAAAGAACTACTCCACGCTGGGGCAGGTGGCCAACTTCGTGGGGCGCCAGCATCCGGAGCTTTCGCTTACGCTCAGCGACGACATCTGGCCGCAGGAGCGCTTCTTTTTCCGCTCTGACCACTTCAATTTCGCGCGCAAGGAAGTGCCCGCCCTGTTCTTCTTCAGCGGTGTGCACCCGGACTACCACCTGCCCTCGGACGAGGTGGAGAAGATCGACACCGACAAGGCCGCGCGCATTTCGCGGATGGTGTTCTACCTGGTCAACGAGATCGCCAACGCGCAGGAGCGCCCGCGCTGGGACCCGCGCGGGCTGGAGGAAGTGCGCCGCATGACCCGCTGA